Proteins from a genomic interval of Arvicola amphibius chromosome 17, mArvAmp1.2, whole genome shotgun sequence:
- the LOC119803234 gene encoding retinol dehydrogenase 16-like, producing the protein MWLYLVALVGLWTLLRFIRERQVVSHLQDKHVFITGCDSGFGNLLARQLDRRGMRVLAACLTENGAEELRNKTSDRLETVILDVTKTESIVAATQWVKERVGNRGLWGLVNNAGISIPSGPNEWLNKEDFAKILDVNLLGMIEVTLSLLPLVRKARGRVVNVSSIVGRVSYCGGGYCISKYGVEAFSDSLRRELSYFGVKVAIVEPGFFRTGIIRNDQHFCSAKMLWDRASSEVKEVYGEKYLASHLTMLKSLDQRCKEDLSLVTDCMEHALTSCHPRTRYSAGWDAKLCFIPMSYLPTCLVDAFFYWTSLKPDKAL; encoded by the exons ATGTGGCTCTACCTGGTGGCTCTAGTGGGCCTGTGGACCCTCCTGCGCTTCatcagggagaggcaggtggtgaGCCATCTCCAAGACAAGCATGTCTTCATCACGGGCTGTGACTCGGGCTTCGGGAACCTGCTGGCCAGACAGCTGGACAGGAGGGGCATGAGGGTGCTGGCTGCATGTCTGACGGAGAATGGAGCCGAGGAGCTGAGGAACAAGACATCGGACAGGCTGGAGACAGTGATCCTTGATGTCACCAAGACAGAGAGTATTGTGGCAGCCactcagtgggtgaaggagcGTGTTGGGAACAGAG GACTCTGGGGCCTGGTCAACAATGCTGGCATCTCCATCCCCTCGGGGCCCAATGAGTGGCTGAACAAAGAAGATTTTGCAAAGATACTGGATGTGAACCTGTTGGGCATGATCGAGGTGACTCTGAGCTTGCTGCCCTTAGTGAGGAAGGCAAGGGGCCGAGTGGTCAACGTTTCCAGCATCGTGGGTCGAGTGTCTTATTGTGGTGGAGGTTACTGCATCTCCAAGTATGGTGTGGAAGCCTTCTCAGACTCCCTCAG GAGGGAGCTCTCCTATTTTGGAGTGAAGGTGGCTATTGTAGAGCCTGGTTTCTTCCGGACTGGTATTATCCGTAATGACCAGCATTTTTGTAGTGCTAAGATGCTGTGGGACCGGGCCAGCTCAGAAGTCAAAGAGGTGTATGGAGAGAAGTACCTGGCATCTC ATCTGACAATGCTAAAGTCACTGGACCAAAGGTGCAAAGAGGACCTCTCCTTGGTGACAGACTGCATGGAGCATGCGCTGACTTCCTGTCATCCTCGGACTCGATACTCAGCTGGTTGGGATGCCAAGCTCTGCTTCATCCCTATGAGCTACCTGCCCACCTGTCTTGTGGATGCCTTCTTCTACTGGACCTCCCTGAAGCCTGACAAAGCTCTGTGA